The genomic DNA tcttttttaaaaaaataacgtacttacaaaaatattaatattattgttaATCTCTCTCCCACTATATAAACCCGTTTACTCCATTAAATGGTTACTGTAATTAAATCcacaagtctctctctcttttctcaactttttttaaaatggacGATCAACCGCCGCTGATCTGGCCGCAGTTTGAATCCACCGGATACACTCGTCGACGATCACCAATCCCGACTATATTAGTTCCAGCGATGATCGGAGTTACATCAGCGGCTATATTTCTAATCTTTGTAACCTTCGTCGTCCCTACGTTTCTCTCCATCACATCACAGATTCTCCAACCAGCTTCAGTGAAGCGAGGATGGGACTCGATCAACGTCGTTTTAGTAGTTTTCGCCATTTTATGCGGCGTACTCGCTAGACGAAACGACGACGGATTaccttcgtcgtcgtcgtcttcttcacaATCAGAAGAAGCTGTTATGATCAGTGGTGAGGTTAGTAAGATCTCATCAACGCCGACGGTTTCATCAGAGCATTGGTTTGATGATGCGTATGATGCTGATAGGCTTAAGATCTATGAGAGTGTGAGTAACCGGAGTTTTATTACGCCTGCTTTATTACCGGTTGTTACCGGAACTGTACCGTTGAGGCGTAGTAGTACTTCCTATCCTGATCTTAGACAAGGTGTTTTCAGAGAAACTGGTGATCGCCGGTTCCGGTTTTACGACGATTTCGAAATTGATAAGTACCGATCAGTAAACGAATCTGAACCGTTTCTGAATCGTTCTAAAAtcgagattgaagaagaagaaacagagcctAAAGAGATTCATATTGATAAATTCGTTGTAAAACCTTCTTCTCCGCCGCCGTCTCCGCCGCAACAACCACCGGCCCCACCACCTCCGCCTCCTCCGCCACTTACTCGACAATCGCCGGTTGAAGTTTCGCATAAACCGAGAAGGACTCAACGTTCTGTTAGAAACAGAGATGTACAAGAAAACGTGAAACGCAGTGAGACTAAGTTCAAACGAACGTTTCAACCTCCGCCATCACCGcctcctccgccacctcctccaccacctcctccgcTTGTAATGGCTACGCCACCGAGGAAACAAGGGACTCTTCAGCGGAGAAAGAGCAATGCGGCTAAAGAGATTAAAATGGTTTTCGCTTCTCTGTATAatcaaggaaagaagaagaagaagcttcagaaATCTAAGAGAAAGGAGAGAATCGAATCTTCTCCGGTGGTTGTGATGGAAGAGCCGCCGCAATACCAATCGTTAATTCCGCCACCgtctccgcctcctcctccaccaccaccaccgcctccgCCGCGATCGTCGCAGTCTGTGTTCTACGGGTTGTTCAAGAAAGGAGTTAAGAGCAACAAAAAGATTCACTCCGTTCCGGCGCCGCCTCCACCTCCACCGCCGAGAAAGATTCAATTTGATCCTCAGATACCGCCACCACCACGGAGATCCAAATCCGGAAGACCTCCACGTCCGACGAAACCGACGAGTTTTAACGAAGAGAACAACGGACAAGGATCTCCGTTAATCCAGACTACGCCTCCGcctccaccaccgcctccgTTTAGAGTTCCGCCGTTAAAATTCGTGGTGAGTGGTGATTTCGCGAAGATACGGAGTAACCAGAGCTCTAGATGTAGCTCCCCTGAACGAGAAGTGTTCGACATTGGTTGGGGTCTAGAGCTCACTCAAACTGACGGCGGAGTTGAAACAACACCCGCCGTGAGCGGCGGTGGTGGTGTGCTGCCGGGGTTCTGTCCAAGCCCGGACGTGAATACGAAAGCCGACAATTTCATCGCCAGGCTTAGAGACGAGTGGAGGCTTGATAAGATTAACTCCGTTAATAGAAAAAGGTAACTGGGCTTTGTGTAAGGCCCATTATGAAAACGGCGTAGTTTTTGCGTCATTTCATGACCTGAAAGTGCTGAAGCAACAACATGCACAAGTAGGATCTGTCGCGTCATACGACAAACATCTACAAAGGAAGTTTGGTAAACAATATGGTCGAGATGttcttttttatattggttggcGATTTCGTTGTGATTTAAAGCAATGTGCAGACACAACACAAGGACTTAAATTTAAGTGGGTATTGTCGGTATAGTTAATTACTGGTAGTTGGTTCGAACTGGCTGGTTAGTTTTTGGGTTTAACCGGTTGAGgggattttgtttggtttggtgtgTTGGgtttttttcagttttggaCTTTGGAGTGTGGGTATGAAAAGTTAGTTAATAAATAACTTTGGTgttgatattattattgttggtACGCATAACGTATTGATGTATGTATGGGCCATTGGTGTATGAATTATATAGTTGTGGGGGCTCTGTATTTTGTTGAGCCTACCTCTTGTGACTTTTCCCTTTCCCTTCGTCCTTCTTCATTTACATAATTTGTAAATGCTCTTTAGAATTGGTTTTACAGTTTTTACATTTTGTAgtcattttaaaaacaattaattattcCATTTTGAGTTAGAGGATTCTCCCTGCGTTAGCTATTATGCTAGCTCTTAAGAAATGATcttcagttttttatttatcatcgATATGATTAATCGTTGAAAACGTTTTAGTAAATGAATAATTATCTTTGATGGATGCAATCACCAAATTAATGGATATGTTTCTATACTTTTCATGAATGGGCAAAATGTGTCAAAGAAAagtttcaaaagataaaataaatgagATTGAGTTCATGGGATGGTTTTCAAGTAAATGTTTGAAGCTTGAGTGTAATGACAACCTTCACAATTTATCAAGTATGTCTcactttttgtgttttcttttttttggttgcttttAAGTTATGACAAACTACGCGGCCGAAAGGTATTTTCACGGTTGAGATTACAAGATGAAACAAATTGGAAAATCGAAATGATCGAATTGCTAAATCTTAGACAACTAACATGgagaaattgtttttcttttgttgggataaaatgtgaagtatattagtatattagcAAAGGAAAAAGTTGTGTTACAAGAGCTATATTACCAAACGAGAACTAGTTATATACATGAATGATTCTGTTATTGTTTCTCTGATTTCTCAAGCTGCTTATAAAGTAAATTGTTATTTCCTTTATCTTCCTTGTGACAAGCCAGTGAACAACCAAATCTATAATCACATCTGACAGAATTGGTTTTGTCAAACACGAAATGTCTAGCTTCTTGAACAACTTATTGACATGTTTCtcataagaaaagtaaaaggGATATAGATGTCCTGAAAATGAAAAGCAGAGTCAAGAAACAGAGGACAATGGCCTTAAAACAATAAGCTTACTTGCAATTTGCAAACTTCTATGATTGTATGTATGTGATTCGGTACTTTGTGCTTTAGAAGGTCCATCAGGCCCAATGATGCGGCGTGATGAATACGTAGTAGTGCTGGGCACGAAACGGGTACCCTTGAATTTTCTCCGAccctttactcgtcccgaccctAACGGGTAACTGAAAAAATTTACTCATACTCGACCCTTAAATAACGGGTACCCGGAGAAACGGGTAGCCGGTAAAAAATAGTTAACCCTTTACTCGTCCCAACCCTTTATTATTACCCGGAAAACGAGTACtcgataaaaaaatgttaataatcgcaataataattttatcttttgaaatccaaaaaataaaaaattcataaatttatgcaatatatagttccaaaattataaaattacgaattttgaaaataaaataatatattaattcagttaggctaagttgaacttaggttttaactctaactctataaattaataataaataataataataataatacaaaatattaacgggtatttacgggtcgggtagCAAAACGGGTAAAGAGCCAAGTAACGGGAcgggtattgaaaactaaactaataccctatactcgtcccttactcacgggtaatataaatataataccctttactcgaccctaaagctgcgggtacttttttttttgggacggGTACGAGCCGAGTAACGGGTCGAGTACGGGTAACGGGTATTAGATATGGAAGGGAAGCTAGTTAGTTATTTCCCTTCCATATCTAATACCCGTTACCCGGAAAACGAGTACTCGTTATTATTACCTAGGCGCAATATGAAGTATGAACGAACATACGACAATTAAATATGGAAGGGAGGctagttataaacttataattcaTCCGGTCCAATTGCCAATGTCTTTTGACCGTAATTAATAAGAAATCATTAAGAgatcaaatgaaataaaatcacATTATACTAGTATTAGTTATTAAGAGTGGTAAagttgtaaataaattaatgaataattagaaattgtttgtttcctgattaaaaatcagatctttaCAGGAACCGCAGATCGCTCAGAAAATGTAACAAGATGCTCTCAAAACCATGTGCATTTCCATCAACCTTCGCCGTCTCAGTAGCTTACACAAAAATcgtttttgctttcttctattataataaaatctatCTAAAATTtaccatataatatatatgtattaagaAATTTGTGTGTGGAAAATATTGAAAAGTGGTGTTTACACGTACAAGTGGATCCATCCAAGTATCTCTAAACTCTATAGATATTTGGAATCTAACATTTGTGTGTAAAATTATACTGTATAATCTTCCGAAGCATTTAAGTTcacatcaaataatatataagacCTCGGGACAGAAGGTAAACCAAACTTCCTCATCCCAAGACAAGattctctgtttcattttttcctccataatcaatcaagaagGGATtcttgtataaaaaaaataataacagaGATTACATTTGAGGTGCAAAATATATACTACtcttaacaattttaaaaaataaaaatatctagaGTAGAATAAATACTATGTCATATTACAGTATATGATTTGAGAAATCTTTATAATGCTTTTGATGcaattatgtttatatatgatCTCGTggaatatatacattttgcaacatatatctatattaacaaaaaaaaatgtttatcaAGTAACACTTGTATTTGTGATAATCATTTTATAATCCAGTTCATATTACTACGGTTTCTTGTCCATTCAAAGAGTATCGAAAATACGTTTTGATTTATATCTTGTTTAATAGTAATCAAATGTCAAACAATCCTCTTAGCTAGTATAATTCAATGTTTGAACACGAATCACATTATTTTAACACAAACAACATTAATTAATATCGTCTAAAGGAACTTCACTTCACTTCCTCCTCCATAAATACGTTATACCACCACGaacacttctctctctccctctctccatctataatcttttcttctctctcgccggaaaattaatcaaaatgatTACCGGCAAAGATATGTACGACGTACTAGCGGCCATGGTGCCGCTGTACGTAGCTATGATACTAGCCTACGGTTCGGTACGGTGGTGGGGCATATTCACTCCGGACCAGTGCTCCGGTATAAACCGGTTCGTTGCGGTTTTTGCGGTTCCTCTCCTCTCTTTCCATTTCATCTCCTCCAATGATCCTTATGCCATGAACTACCACTTCCTCGCCGCCGATTCTCTTCAGAAAGTCGTTATACTCGCCGCACTCTTTCTTTGGCAGGCCCGTCTCTTATAATAACCTCTCAATGCAtcatatcttacatatatagttaaggGAACTTATCAGCACATAGTCTGTTTTCAACTTATTTTGAGAATATATTTGTATGGTTTATCTCTTTTGATGTTCTTTattatgtttagtttatagttttcCTAAATAGCTACCAGGTTTTGATGACacttatcattaatatatagtCTTTAGATCTAAAATTAATGATTTATCAATGAAACATAagtaatcaatttaatttatagtgtggtCCAACATTCTGAAGAGCTTATTATTGTAAATTGAGGGTACGTGGTTCGAATCTTCCCGGATGATGCTCTTCCCGCCTAAGTCTATGATTCAAACCTCACATAACTAGCTAAGCCTTAGAGATATAAAGCTAGTTATGTTTCTCTAAACACACTTACACATGCACACATCCtcatgtttgtatatatattgatgattatatattgtgatatatattaattcaggCGTTTAGCCGCAGAGGAAGCCTAGAATGGATGATAACGCTCTTCTCACTATCAACACTACCGAACACGTTGGTTATGGGAATCCCATTGCTTCGTGCTATGTACGGGGACTTCTCCGGCAACTTAATGGTGCAAATCGTGGTGCTTCAGAGCATCATATGGTATACGTTAATGCTCTTCTTGTTTGAGTTCCGTGGCGCTAAGCTTCTCATCTCCGAGCAGTTCCCGGAAACGGCCGGTTCAATTACTTCTTTCAGAGTTGATTCTGATGTTATCTCTCTTAATGGCCGTGAACCCCTCCAGGTTTGAATATTCGATCCGTTTCATNNNNNNNNNNNNNNNNNNNNNNNNNNNNNNNNNNNNNNNNNNNNNNNNNNNNNNNNNNNNNNNNNNNNNNNNNNNNNNNNNNNNNNNNNNNNNNNNNNNNNNNNNNNNNNNNNNNNNNNNNNNNNNNNNNNNNNNNNNNNNNNNNNNNNNNNNNNNNNNNNNNNNNNNNNNNNNNNNNNNNNNNNNNNNNNNNNNNNNNNNNNNNNNNNNNNNNNNNNNNNNNNNNNNNNNNNNNNNNNNNNNNNNNNNNNNNNNNNNNNNNNNNNNNNNNNNNNNNNNNNNNNNNNNNNNNNNNNNNNNNNNNNNNNNNNNNNNNNNNNNNNNNNNNNNNNNNNNNNNNNNNNNNNNNNNNNNNNNNNNNNNNNNNNNNNNNNNNNNNNNNNNNNNNNNNNNNNNNNNNNNNNNNNNNNNNNNNNNNNNNNNNNNNNNNNNNNNNNCAGGCCCGTCTCTTATAATAATCTCTCAATGCAtcatatcttaaatatatagtTAACTTATCAGCACATAGTCTGTTTTCATTCTTGTGTGTTTAACTAAGTGATGGTCGTCTCGTCTAGTAGTAATCGTTATGATGGTCTTTTTACTAGATGTATTAATTGGTTATAGAAAACTGTGTTGTATAGTATACTACTAGGTAATTTATGATTTAACACGGGTAGATcttttatttaacaaatagcAAAACTAGTATCCAAATTCGAATTTAGGATCACAAAATTAAAGTTCTCTAATATTTTGAACTAAACCGTTCTTTTGATGTTCATTACTTTTAGTCTATAGTTTTCCTAAATTAATTGCTACCAGGTTTTGATGGCACTTATCATTATAGTCTTTAGATCtaaaattaatgattaatcAATGAAACATAAGTAATCAATTTATAGTGTGGTCCAACAGTCTGAAGGGCTTATTATTGAGGGTACGTGGTTCGAATCTTCCAGGATGATTCTCTTCCCCACTAAGTCTATGATTCAAACCTCACATAACTAGCTAAGCCTTAGAGTTATAAAGCTAGTTATGTTTCTCTAAACAAACTTACACATGCACATATTCTCCTGTTTGTAGATATACTAAATTACTGATGAGTATATTGTGATATGAATTCAGGCGTTCAGCCGCAGGGGAAGCCTAGAATGGATGATAACGCTCTTCTCACTATCAACACTACCGAACACGTTGGTTATGGGAATCCCATTGCTTCGTGCTATGTACGGGGACTTCTCCGGCAACCTAATGGTGCAAATCGTGGTGCTTCAGAGCATCATATGGTATACTCTAATGCTCTTCTTGTTTGAGTTCCGTGGCGCTAAGCTTCTCATCTCCGAGCA from Camelina sativa cultivar DH55 chromosome 2, Cs, whole genome shotgun sequence includes the following:
- the LOC104733956 gene encoding formin-like protein 13 — protein: MDDQPPLIWPQFESTGYTRRRSPIPTILVPAMIGVTSAAIFLIFVTFVVPTFLSITSQILQPASVKRGWDSINVVLVVFAILCGVLARRNDDGLPSSSSSSSQSEEAVMISGEVSKISSTPTVSSEHWFDDAYDADRLKIYESVSNRSFITPALLPVVTGTVPLRRSSTSYPDLRQGVFRETGDRRFRFYDDFEIDKYRSVNESEPFLNRSKIEIEEEETEPKEIHIDKFVVKPSSPPPSPPQQPPAPPPPPPPPLTRQSPVEVSHKPRRTQRSVRNRDVQENVKRSETKFKRTFQPPPSPPPPPPPPPPPPLVMATPPRKQGTLQRRKSNAAKEIKMVFASLYNQGKKKKKLQKSKRKERIESSPVVVMEEPPQYQSLIPPPSPPPPPPPPPPPPRSSQSVFYGLFKKGVKSNKKIHSVPAPPPPPPPRKIQFDPQIPPPPRRSKSGRPPRPTKPTSFNEENNGQGSPLIQTTPPPPPPPPFRVPPLKFVVSGDFAKIRSNQSSRCSSPEREVFDIGWGLELTQTDGGVETTPAVSGGGGVLPGFCPSPDVNTKADNFIARLRDEWRLDKINSVNRKR